A genomic region of Raphanus sativus cultivar WK10039 chromosome 6, ASM80110v3, whole genome shotgun sequence contains the following coding sequences:
- the LOC108812406 gene encoding probable glycosyltransferase STELLO1, with amino-acid sequence MLVQDRDAPKTKPSAKSQIRELPTTTTHHQQIRRFSEPKNLDFSTWVSENLSRIFIVSLSIVTVAAFFFLYNTTDTASLLCFQSQSTQSIQPLARPQIKWNSIQVLPDKTSPYSSFVTEKWIVVSVTKYPTEELKGLVKIRGWQVLAVGNSMTPKDWSLKGSIFLSLDAQAELGYRVLDHLPYDSFVRKSVGYLFAIQHGAKKIYDADDRGEVIGGDLGRCFDVELVGEDSKLEPLLQYSHENPNRTVVNPYIHFGQRSVWPRGLPLENVGEINHEEFYTEVFGGKQFIQQGISNGLPDVDSVFYFTRKTTLEPFDIRFDEHAPKVALPQGVMVPVNSFNTLYHSSAFWGLMLPVSVSSMASDVLRGYWGQRLLWELGGYVAVYPPTAHRFDRIEAYPFAEEKDLHVNVGRLIKFLLVWRSEKHSLFEKILDLSFAMAEEGFWTEQDLKFTSAWLQDLITVGYQQPRLMSLELDRPRANIGHGDRKEFVPRKVPSVHLGVEETGTVSTEIGNLIRWRKNFGNVVLVMFCNGPVERTALEWRLLYGRVFKTVVILSSQKNVDLYVEEAKLDHIYKHLPKIFDRYSSAEGFLFVEDDTVLNYWNLLQADKTKIWTTDKVSKSWTSVKLTGKSDWLSVQAELVKRTVSTMPAHFQVNYKEAAKNNLDTLTVCSSEVFYVPKRLVTDFVDLVDLVGDMDLHYKVAVPMFFTSMDSPQNFDPVLGSMVYKKKSSSFNSSLGLYSAQAPAVHPWSISSEQDFIKLVGKMAEGDPLLMELV; translated from the exons AGAATCTCTCTCGAATCTTCATCGTCTCTCTCTCCATCGTCACCGTCGcagctttcttcttcctctacaACACCACCGACACCGCTTCCCTCCTCTGTTTCCAGTCCCAGTCAACTCAGTCTATCCAGCCTCTCGCTCGCCCTCAGATCAAATGGAACTCGATCCAGGTCCTCCCCGACAAGACCTCCCCTTACTCCTCCTTCGTCACCGAGAAGTGGATCGTGGTGTCGGTGACGAAGTATCCGACGGAGGAGCTTAAAGGTTTGGTGAAGATCCGAGGATGGCAGGTTCTAGCGGTCGGAAACTCGATGACTCCCAAGGATTGGAGTCTCAAAGGTTCGATCTTTCTGTCTCTCGACGCTCAGGCTGAGCTGGGTTACCGTGTTTTGGATCACTTGCCTTATGACTCTTTCGTGAGGAAGAGCGTTGGTTACTTGTTCGCGATCCAGCACGGTGCTAAGAAGATCTACGACGCGGATGATCGTGGTGAAGTGATCGGTGGAGATCTAGGCAGGTGCTTTGACGTTGAGTTGGTTGGTGAAGACTCTAAGCTAGAGCCGTTGTTACAGTATAGCCACGAGAACCCCAATAGGACTGTGGTTAATCCCTATATTCATTTTGGGCAACGTTCGGTTTGGCCTAGAGGTTTGCCGTTAGAGAACGTAGGCGAGATTAATCATGAAGAGTTTTACACTGAGGTCTTTGGTGGTAAGCAGTTTATACAGCAAGGGATCTCCAACGGTTTACCTGATGTTGATTCGGTGTTTTACTTCACCAGGAAGACGACTTTGGAACCTTTTGATATTAGGTTCGATGAGCATGCTCCTAAAGTGGCGTTGCCTCAAGGTGTGATGGTTCCGGTTAATTCGTTTAATACTCTTTACCATTCGTCTGCGTTTTGGGGGTTGATGCTTCCCGTTTCGGTTAGTTCCATGGCGTCTGATGTGCTGAGAGGGTACTGGGGACAGAGGCTGTTGTGGGAGCTTGGTGGTTACGTTGCTGTTTATCCACCGACGGCTCACCGGTTCGATAGAATCGAGGCTTACCCTTTTGCTGAGGAGAAGGATCTTCACGTCAATGTTGGTCGTTTGATCAAGTTCTTACTCGTTTGGAGATCGGAGAAGCATAGTCTCTTTGAGAAGATACTTGATCTGAGCTTTGCTATGGCTGAAGAAGGGTTTTGGACAGAACAGGATTTGAAATTCACGTCTGCTTGGCTTCAGGATTTGATCACCGTCGGTTACCAACAACCGAGGTTGATGTCGCTGGAGCTGGATCGTCCACGAGCAAACATCGGTCATGGGGATAGAAAAGAGTTTGTTCCTAGGAAGGTGCCTTCGGTTCATCTTGGTGTTGAGGAGACAGGGACTGTGAGCACTGAGATAGGGAACTTGATCAGGTGGAGGAAGAACTTTGGGAACGTTGTCCTTGTTATGTTTTGTAATGGTCCTGTTGAACGTACAGCTCTTGAGTGGAGGTTGCTTTACGGAAGAGTGTTCAAGACCGTTGTGATATTGTCCTCTCAGAAGAACGTAGATCTCTATGTTGAAGAAGCCAAACTAGATCACATCTACAA GCATCTACCAAAGATATTTGATCGATACAGCAGCGCAGAAGGGTTCTTGTTTGTTGAAGATGATACAGTTCTCAACTACTGGAATCTACTTCAAGCCGACAAGACTAAGATTTGGACTACAGACAAG GTATCGAAGTCATGGACATCAGTGAAACTGACCGGGAAGTCTGATTGGCTCTCTGTACAAGCAGAGTTAGTGAAGAGAACCGTAAGCACAATGCCGGCTCATTTCCAAGTTAACTACAAGGAAGCAGCCAAGAACAATCTCGACACGTTAACGGTATGCAGTTCAGAGGTATTCTACGTGCCTAAACGGCTTGTAACAGACTTTGTCGACCTTGTTGATCTCGTGGGAGACATGGACTTGCATTACAAAGTGGCTGTGCCAATGTTCTTCACGTCGATGGATTCGCCTCAGAACTTTGACCCGGTTCTCGGTTCGATGGTATATAAGAAGAAATCTTCTTCGTTTAATTCTTCTTTGGGTCTGTATTCTGCTCAAGCACCTGCTGTTCATCCGTGGAGCATATCGAGTGAACAAGATTTCATTAAACTGGTTGGGAAAATGGCTGAAGGGGACCCGCTACTAATGGAATTGGTATGA
- the LOC108812407 gene encoding tRNA-uridine aminocarboxypropyltransferase A has translation MEEADAKRRQICSACDRPKPICICHVIPSEPIPTNTEILILHHPHESRHKLNTTPLLVKSLLNVTTIPGRRLRHHHLSSSTTAAETSRTIYLFPPSSSSSSPAVTLSEFKSRNLHRTSRLRLVVFDATWKHAKEMVKASEEVLREAGAVRVCLDEGVDESVSGGSIYDSELFLRKEPVGGCVSTAEAVARCLGALETDGEVIERKLISVLKEMVRLQSEFLKPMRPRPKLLKKRLQNQQPFGQEEE, from the coding sequence ATGGAGGAGGCAGACGCGAAACGCCGTCAGATCTGCAGCGCATGCGACCGTCCAAAACCAATCTGCATCTGCCACGTCATACCATCGGAGCCAATCCCGACGAACACAGAGATACTCATCCTCCACCACCCACACGAGTCTCGCCACAAACTCAACACCACACCTCTCCTCGTCAAATCCTTACTCAACGTCACCACAATCCCCGGCCGCCGCCTCCGTCACCACCacctctcctcctccaccaccgccGCAGAAACCTCCCGCACGATCTACCTCTTCCCGCCGtcgtcatcttcttcctccccCGCCGTCACCCTATCCGAGTTCAAATCCCGAAACCTCCACCGGACCTCGCGGCTGAGGCTCGTCGTGTTCGACGCGACGTGGAAGCACGCGAAGGAGATGGTGAAGGCCAGCGAGGAGGTTTTGAGAGAGGCGGGGGCCGTGAGGGTGTGTTTGGACGAGGGGGTGGACGAGTCCGTGAGCGGGGGAAGCATCTACGACTCGGAGCTGTTTTTGAGGAAGGAGCCTGTCGGCGGGTGCGTGAGCACGGCGGAGGCGGTCGCGCGGTGCTTGGGAGCTTTGGAGACGGACGGGGAGGTGATCGAGAGGAAGCTGATTAGCGTGTTGAAAGAGATGGTGAGGTTGCAGTCTGAGTTCTTGAAGCCGATGAGACCAAGGCCTAAGTTGTTGAAGAAGAGGTTACAGAACCAGCAACCTTTTggacaagaagaagaatga